aggctgacccaaaagggtgctccgttcaggtggacgaaagagtgtgaggagagcttcaaaaagctcaagacaactttgactatagCCCTAGTATTGATATTGCCAATAGGTTCGGGTTCtaatacagtttattgtgatgtgtCACGAGTTGGCCTCGGtacggtgttgatgcaagacCGTAAGGTTATTGCCTACGCGTCCATAcagctgaaggtgcatgaaaagaactatcttgTCCACGACTTTGAGTTAGCAgatattgttcatgccttgaagatttgtaggcattatttgtacggtgttccttgtgagatctacactgatcatcggagtttgcagcatTTATTCAAGCAGAAGGGCCTTAATTTGAgtcagagaaggtggttagagttgctcaaagattatgatatcactattttgtaccaccctgggaaggccaatgtggtggctggtGCTTTGAGTCGCCAGGGAGAGAGTTTAGGGAGTTTATCTTATCTACCAGTAGTAGAGAGGCCTATAGCGTTGAATGTTTAGGCCTTAGctagctagtttgtgagattggatatttctgagccgagTTGAGTGTTGGCTTGTATGGTCTctcagtcttctctttatgatcgtatcagggaccgtcagtatgatgacccccatctgcttgtccttaaggacacggttcaaCACAGTGATGCTAAAAAGGTTACTATTGGGGAcgatggtgcattgaggatgcagggcaggTTATGcatgcctaatgtagatggtttGCATTATTTAATTCTTCAGGAGGCTTATAGCTtgcagtactctattcatccgggtgctgcgaagatttactaggacttgaggcagcattattggtggcgtaggataaagaaagacatagtggagtatgttgcttggtgcctaaattgtcagcaagtgaagtatgagcatcagcggccgagtggattgcttcagaagttgGAGATTCCAAAGTGGAAACGGGGAGCGGATTACTATGTATTtcatagttggactcccatggactcagcgaaagtttgatgtagtttgggtgattatggataggctgaccaagtcagctcatttccttcatgtgatgactacctattcttccgagcagctggctcgagtttatatccgtgagattgtcAGACATTATGACGTGCCAGTATCTATCATCTATGACTGGGGTACGTAGTTTACATCATGGTTTTGGAGAGCGTACATCAGGAGTTGGGTATTCGGGTGGAGTTGAGctcaacatttcaccctcaaacggacggacagtccgagtgcactattcagattcttgaggatatgctccgtgcgtgtgtgatagagtttggaggttcttgggatcagttcttaccacttgcggagtttgcctataacaacattTATTAggctagcattcagatggcactgtatgaggctcTGTATGTTAGGCAGTGTCGGTCcctagtgggttggttcgagccagtcgaggctagattattgggcacagacttggtttaggatgccttggagaaggtaaaggtgattcaggattgACTTTacatagcccagtccagacagaagagttatacggaccgaaaggttcgcgatgttgcatttatggttggagagtgggtcttgctttgggtttctcctatgaagggcgttatgaggttcgAAAAGAGGGTCAAGCTGATCCCAAGATTTATTGGTCTGTTTAAGGTGTTGTGGCgaattggggaggttgcttatgagcttgccttacctcctagcctagtaggagttcatccggtatttcatgtttcgatgctctggaagtatcacggtgatccttCTTATGTGTTGGATtccagttcagtccagttggacaaggatctatcttatgttgaggagtcaACGGCTATTTTGGATAGGTATGTtcgaaagctaaggtcaaagagcattgcatcaataaaggttcagtggcggggttagccggtcgaggaggcgacttgggaaaccgagcaggatatgtgttgtcgttatcctcatctttcaccactttaggtatgtctctatgctcgtttgaggatgaaggaatgttttaagagggggaagatgtaacgacccggccaatcattttgagagttagagctccgatcccctattaactgcttcccatGTATCTTTTTTCTGCTATTGCGACATGCCAGTaggttttgttttggtttttgaagtgttttgggacactaaGTCCCTAAACGAAGGCTTAAGTTTTAGAATTTAGACCATATTAAAaaatgtgtgaagacgactccggaatggagttttgtcgatttcgttagctccgttgggtgattttgagaTTAGGGGCGTGcttggattgtattttggaggtccgtagcttatttaggtttGGACCGGCAGTGGAATTTTTGTTATTGGGGTTGGAATCCGATTCCAGAAGTTAGAGTAGATATGTAGTGTGAATTATGGCTTGTGTGCAAAACTTGAGGTCAATCGAACATGGTTTGATTGGTTTTGACGTCGGTTgtcgaatttggaagtttcaagttcattaagtttggattggaggctAATTAGTATTTTTAGCATTGTTCGATAtgttttgagggctcgactaagttcgtatgtttttttaggattggttggtatgtttggttcaGGTCCCGGGGGTCTCGAGTGTGTTTTGGATGTTCAACTGGTTGAAAATTGGACTTATGCCTTTGCTGAAGATTCTCTGGTGCTGGTGTAATCACACCTGCGGAGAGAtcaccgcaggtgcgagctcgcagaAGCAGGACTTGGATCGTAGAAGTGAAATTGGTCAGCCCAGgctgggatcgcaggtgcgaggtTATTTCCGCATCAACAATGCCCGCTGATGCGAGGAAGGAACCACATAAGCGGCCTAGGACCAGGGAAGCGGGAGACTTTCCGCAAGTGCGGCCTCCTTAACGCAGATTCGGCCCTGTAGACTTAAGTGATTTTTTGCACCTGCGATGGATTTCCCGCAGGTGCGGTACCGCATGTGCTATGAAAGGACCGCATGTGCATTTTAGCTGGCAGAAAATTGGGCCTAATTGAGGGTTTATGTCATTCTTCACCATTTGACCTTTAGAGCTCGGATTTAGGTGATAATTTGAAGGAGTTTCAGAGGAAATTATTGGGTAACGTTTCCTTACTCGGTTTTGGCTTTATTTcattaatctattgttgttttcttcATTTAATTAAGGATTTTGACTGTGAAAGTTTtggaaaataagagaaaagtTCTCCAAtcgaatttctgagttttgagtgggatttagacatcagatttggataatattggtacgagtgaactcgtgagtgaatgggtgttcataatttgtgacttttatccattccaagacgtgggcccagggaggctttttggtcatttttctaatttcttgccttagctttgattttgttaactagattagtttcttgtagctatatttattttatgtaattggttttggctagatttgagtcattcagagtcggatattcgtggaaagagTATTGtgacagattgatttgagcttggttcgaggtaagtggcttgcctaaccttgtgtggtggaactccccttaggatttggtactgtttgatatatgagcaccgtgtacatgaggtgacaagTGCATACACgggctattttttgtaaaacccCATTTTTCACTAAGTCATAACTTGTTTTCTCCTTGTTTGAATTACACTAGCATATGTACTATCATGTTTAGATTAGAAAAAGCATGCCTACCTGTTTTAACTGCCTATTTGAActatgtgcagcatgtttagtgaaattttcctcgtttttctttgatttaaactTAATCTAAATGGTAGATTTTCTTGCTGTGATGGTTATTTATAttggttgagctgcatatttactttgggactacggaatggtattctaggagatccccctatattgcatatttactttggtactatggaacggtatttcgggagaaTCCCCAgtgctgcatatttactttgggactacggaacggtattccgggagacccccttgcatatttacttatggactatggaatggtattccgggagatccctatgcacatttacgtttgggactacgggacggtatcccaaaagatcccctgttgctattacTGTGTTCTGAGTTGTTGGCTTTCATTGAATTCTATTCTTGTTAGATTTTCGTATTTATTTTACTGTAATATTTCTTTTTgtcttatttcattatatttatactagtagggccctgaactgatctcgtcactactc
This sequence is a window from Nicotiana sylvestris chromosome 3, ASM39365v2, whole genome shotgun sequence. Protein-coding genes within it:
- the LOC138887425 gene encoding uncharacterized protein, giving the protein MVGEWVLLWVSPMKGVMRFEKRVKLIPRFIGLFKVLWRIGEVAYELALPPSLVGVHPVFHVSMLWKYHGDPSYVLDSSSVQLDKDLSYVEESTAILDRYVRKLRSKSIASIKVQWRG